TCTCTGTTTTCGTTGATGCGTACCAGTTCCACAAAAGAAGGTAAAACAATATTTGAACCTTCTTTCAGTTGCACCCAAAGTAAAAGTTCGTTTTCGGTACCTATTTTAGAAGCCGAATCGTAATAAGTAGCCCCTCTTCGCAAAGCTTCTTTGAGTTTGTCAATATCGCTTGCAGAAAGTCCAATATTTTGCACTCTTTCGGCATCGGAAGCTATATTGCGAGGATTGACCGAAAAATGATGTACATAATGACCTTCCTGCAACTTGGATTGCGTACCGAGAGTAGTCATGGTACTTTCAGTACTTGACTCTCCAGGATTGCGAAAAGGAGACATGATTTGTTCTGTATAAATTACGTTCTCTGTAAAACGATTTACTCCGTGAGTAATCTGACAAGTACCATGTATGGAAATATTGGTTTTTCCCGCATAAGTTCCTCCAAATAAACGTACATCTAAACAAGAAAGTAAATCTTTGAGTACATTGAGCCTCAATTTAGACTTGTCTTTATCTTTATCACCAACAAGTCTATCTTTTCCGAAAAGAAACTCATATGTTTCGTCCAAAGTACGAGGCAACATTTCTTCGTTGAGTGTCTTAAAGTAAAATATTTGTTCGCCCAGAGCATTTTTCCAGTAATTTCTTACGGTGTATTTCAATGCTTTATCGGTAGCATACGCTACTCCATTGGGTAAGGTGCGAGGCTGATGTGAAAAATCTGCATTGTAATTAGAGTTGATAGCCTTGATAATTACACAACCATATACACGATTTTTGAATGGATTGCTCATAATTTTTTAGATTTTAGGTTAAATATTGGCATTTTGAACAGCTTGATTTTCAGATTTTTCTGCAAAAAGCAGATTATTACTAAACACACCTGCAAGCAATTCAGGTAAAACCTTTTTCATATTTTCATTGCTTTGGTAGGTGAGTACGAAAGCGGCTACTCGTTCAAATCGGTTGGAGTAATTTTCGTGCTTGTAACGAGCAAAATCGTTAGCAATGGCTTTTTTCAGACCTTCGCAAGTAGCTTGTTGCAAGTAAGGCTCTAAACGCTGATAACTTGCATCTGCCGATTTACTTTTTTGCAAAATGTAGTAAATCACTTGACCTGCGGCAAAGGCAAAATGTTCTAAACTGGCTTGGGAAAAATCAGCTTTGTCTTGGGCTAATTTTTCTACAAATTCTCGGTAATCGTTCAATTTACTTGCCATAGGAGTATGTGAATTAGGGTTGAGGTCAAATTTTTCATACAGACTGAACCAAATATTGAGTTTTTTGCGAATGTTAAAATATTCACTATGATTGCCATTTTTGAATTCATCCAGTCGGATATCTTCTAAAATACTTGTTTGCATAATTTCGTGAAAAATCTCACGACTAACTGCTTTTCTTTGCGATTTGTAGATAAAGTCATAAAAGGCTTTCCGATATTTGATAATCAGTAAGTAGTTACGAGCTGACTTGCAATAGGTTTCGTCAATATCATCAAAATATTTGTAAAGCCAAGAACCATCTTTGGTTTTAACGATAAGATTATTGTTGAAAATGATTTGTAAAATTTGATTTTGAAACTCAAATACGTTTTCAATAGTAGGGTCATATCCTACGCCAAATAAATCAAGTATATTCCAATTTTTGCCATCACTATCTTTCAGTTCGTATTCAAATTTAGTTACAAAGTCAAAGTCTCTGAAAACCAAACCATCTTTCGTTAGAGCGTAAGAGAGCAAGTAATAATCCGACAAATCTTCATAATGCTCTTGATATAGCTTTTCTATGATTTCACGGTAACTTGCTTTGTTGCCACTTTCATTGAAAATACTTATTACTTTTTTTTGCAATTCATCTTTGTAGATAAAAATAGGCAGCGGATTAGGCAAGATTTTTCGTTTGAGGATTTGCTCAAATTCGTAGAGAAGGCGGGCTTCTTTATCGGATATCCTACCTGAAATTTCAAAAGTAGCCGTTTTATGTTTGAGAAATGGCATTTTGACGTTATAGGAGTTAA
The Bacteroidia bacterium genome window above contains:
- a CDS encoding type I CRISPR-associated protein Cas7, whose amino-acid sequence is MSNPFKNRVYGCVIIKAINSNYNADFSHQPRTLPNGVAYATDKALKYTVRNYWKNALGEQIFYFKTLNEEMLPRTLDETYEFLFGKDRLVGDKDKDKSKLRLNVLKDLLSCLDVRLFGGTYAGKTNISIHGTCQITHGVNRFTENVIYTEQIMSPFRNPGESSTESTMTTLGTQSKLQEGHYVHHFSVNPRNIASDAERVQNIGLSASDIDKLKEALRRGATYYDSASKIGTENELLLWVQLKEGSNIVLPSFVELVRINENREIDLQEVSNLLAKEYIKNEIETIELYYQQDVTKIINAPTGAILGEL